In Rattus norvegicus strain BN/NHsdMcwi chromosome 3, GRCr8, whole genome shotgun sequence, a genomic segment contains:
- the LOC134486248 gene encoding Y-linked testis-specific protein 1-like, whose product MSLRRISTPSFQKRRRRRPSPQALGNIVGCRISHGWKEGDEPVTQWKAIILDQLPINPSLYLVQYDGIECVYRLELHNDERILKLKVLTPKVVFPQVKDAHLARVMVGRAVEHKFEGKHGSKDNWRGVVLAQVPIMKGRFYITYEKDPVLYIYQLLDDYTEGNLRIIPETPPAEVKSDIDSDILTGHCVQFTRSNGSKQIGKVIYKVLAKPTMYFIKFDVDVHIYIYNLVENIH is encoded by the coding sequence atgtctcttaGGAGGAtaagcacaccatccttccagaagcggaggaggaggaggccttctccccaggccctggggaatattgtgggctgcagaatttctcacggatggaaggaaggtgatgagcccgttacccaatggaaggccatcattctagatcaactgccaataaatccctctctctatctggtccaGTATGATGGAATTGAGTGTGTCTACAGACTGGAACTTCACaacgatgagaggattttaaagcttaaggtcttgactcccaaagtagtgtttcctcaagtgaaagacgcccatctcgcaagggtcatggttggccgagctgtggaacataaatttgagggcaaacatggctctaaggacaactggaggggggtggtcctagcccaggtgccgatcatgaagggcaggttttacatcacctacgagaaagatccagtcctatacatctaccagctcctggatgattacacagaaggtaacctccgtatcattccagagactcctccagcagaggtgaagtcagacattgacagcgacatcttaacaggtcattgtgtgcagttcaccagaagcaacgggtccaaacagatcggcaaagtcatttacaaagttctagccaagcctacCATGTACttcattaagtttgatgttgacGTCCACATCTACATTTATAATCTGGTAGAAAACATccattaa